A region of the Verrucomicrobiia bacterium genome:
CCATCCGCTCGTTTCGAGCACCGGCCGCGTCGGGTCGATGGCGCGCGTTTCGTGCCAGACGATGCGCTGGATTTCGCCCGCACTGTCGGGTGTTTCGTTGAAGGGACACCAGCCGACAATCGAGGGATGATTGCCGTCCCGCAGCAGAACCTCGGTCCACTCGTTGAGGTAGTTGGCGTAGTTTTCCGGTTGATAATTGAAACCCCAGTTGGGGAATTCGCCCCAGACCAGGTAACCGAGCTTGTCCGCCCAGTAAAGGTAGCGCGGCTCGAACACCTTCTGGTGCAGGCGCGCGCCGTTGAAGCCGGCGGCAAGCGAACGCTCGATGTCCGCCTTCAATTCATCGTCCGACGGCGCCGTCCAGACGCCGTCGGGATAAAAGCCCTGATCCAAAATCAGCCGCTGGAACACACGCTTGCCGTTGATGAGGATGGCGCGGCCGTCAATGGTCACTTTGCGCAGACCAAAGTAGCTGGCCACCTCGTCCACCTTTTTCCGGCCGTGCGTGAGCGTGAATTTGAGATCATACAGGAAAGGCGCGCCCGGCTCCCAGAGCTTCTTCTGCTTCAGATTCACCACGAGACGATTATCGCGCCACTGGGCCGGACAGGAATCCCGGCCGACGCTCCGGCCGTTGGCAAAGGCCTCCACGTTCAAGGTCAAATCCGGATCGGTGCCGTTGATGTTGGCGGTGACCAGCACACGCGACTTGTCCGGATCGGGGACGACGGAGAAATTTTCGACGTAGGACGAACCCACGCCTTCCAGCCACACGGGCTGCCAGATGCCGGTGGTGCGGGTGTAAACGCAACCTTCGCTGACAGTGTGCGTCTGCTTGCCCGTGGGTTGCCGGCCGCTCGCCGTGTCGTCAAACGCGCGCACGACCACCTCGTTGCGGCCGGGATGCACCAGACCGGTGATTTCAAACGCAAACGACACGTTGCCGCCCACGTGGGTTCCCGCCAGCACGCCGTTCACCCAAACCCACGTCTGGTAATCCACGCCGCCGAAATGCAGCAGCAGGCGCCTGCCCTGCAACGCCGCGGGCACCTCGAAGTCCCGCCGATACCACACATTCTTCATCAAACCGTAGTGCTCCACGCCGCTGAGCTTGCTTTCAGGACAGAACGGAACGGTGATTTTGCCGGCCAGATCC
Encoded here:
- a CDS encoding glycoside hydrolase family 2 TIM barrel-domain containing protein, with product MRIQTLITCVAVAAALTTGANSSCRAAVPRPEHPRPDAFRPDWMTLNGEWQFEIDEAGDGVARGLTSGRDLAGKITVPFCPESKLSGVEHYGLMKNVWYRRDFEVPAALQGRRLLLHFGGVDYQTWVWVNGVLAGTHVGGNVSFAFEITGLVHPGRNEVVVRAFDDTASGRQPTGKQTHTVSEGCVYTRTTGIWQPVWLEGVGSSYVENFSVVPDPDKSRVLVTANINGTDPDLTLNVEAFANGRSVGRDSCPAQWRDNRLVVNLKQKKLWEPGAPFLYDLKFTLTHGRKKVDEVASYFGLRKVTIDGRAILINGKRVFQRLILDQGFYPDGVWTAPSDDELKADIERSLAAGFNGARLHQKVFEPRYLYWADKLGYLVWGEFPNWGFNYQPENYANYLNEWTEVLLRDGNHPSIVGWCPFNETPDSAGEIQRIVWHETRAIDPTRPVLETSGWGHTLGNPEVRDNHDYNQDPASFKKRWMDFFGGAGGVSVPARYGVGAPARDLGVPFMVSEFGGIGWSTEGGWSYGSGPKSEEEFYTRYQGLVDAQLDNPNLFGFCYTQLTDVEQERNGLYYYDRRPKFDLKRLHAITAREAAYERTGPTAPIPNPAGAHDWQVLVGAAPDGDLCRPYRFTTATPGAGWENAGFDDSGWSEARAPFGTISQFRTEWRTPDIWLRRHFNWEGKVINAAALVIFHDETTEIYVNGKRVWQRGGFNTAYEAFEVTAALKQALRPGQNTLAVHTHQTGGGQFIDLALLVEPQGDTKTIIGLR